A stretch of Kaistella flava (ex Peng et al. 2021) DNA encodes these proteins:
- a CDS encoding NYN domain-containing protein, whose protein sequence is MTDDKLAVLIDADNVPYKNVKEMLEEISKNGTPTIKRIYADWTKPTVSGWKNVLLENAITPIQQYSYTTGKNSSDSALIIDAMDILYSEKVTGFCIVSSDSDFTRLATRLREAGMMVMGFGEKKTPKPFISACDKFIYLEILNDTEDSDKDSEKGSENTVSKKTEKQKRKKEPLSKVDGRTIKLITESINDLGDEDGWTFLGNLGSFIIKKKPDFDPRNFGFPKLLPLIKSIGKIEIDERETGVNNIRHIYVKVK, encoded by the coding sequence CCCTATAAAAATGTGAAAGAAATGTTGGAGGAAATTTCCAAAAATGGAACTCCGACAATTAAAAGAATTTATGCCGATTGGACGAAACCAACAGTTTCAGGCTGGAAGAATGTTCTTTTAGAAAACGCAATTACACCAATCCAACAATATAGTTACACGACGGGAAAAAACTCCAGTGACAGTGCCTTGATTATTGATGCGATGGATATTTTATATTCTGAAAAAGTAACGGGGTTTTGTATCGTTTCCAGTGACAGTGATTTCACTAGATTGGCGACAAGACTTCGAGAAGCGGGAATGATGGTGATGGGATTTGGCGAAAAGAAAACACCGAAACCTTTTATCTCTGCCTGCGATAAATTTATTTATCTGGAAATATTAAATGATACAGAAGATTCTGATAAAGATTCTGAAAAGGGGTCCGAAAATACAGTAAGTAAGAAAACGGAGAAACAAAAACGCAAAAAAGAGCCACTTAGTAAAGTTGATGGCAGAACCATTAAATTGATCACAGAAAGTATCAACGATTTAGGCGACGAAGATGGTTGGACTTTTCTAGGAAACTTAGGCAGTTTTATTATTAAAAAGAAACCTGACTTTGATCCGCGAAATTTCGGTTTCCCAAAACTATTACCTTTAATTAAAAGTATCGGTAAGATTGAAATTGATGAACGTGAAACCGGCGTGAACAATATCAGACATATTTATGTGAAAGTAAAATAA
- a CDS encoding purine-nucleoside phosphorylase, giving the protein MLEKIKETASFIKNIILDTPDFAIVLGSGLGKLKDEVEPIHILEYPEIPNFPQTTVAGHGGQLIYGILEGKKVLMMSGRFHYYEGHDIQTVVFPFRVFHLLGIKNLILSNAAGGVHPDFNVADVMIINDHINMMPEHPLRGKNIDEMGPRFVDMSEPYNKKMIEVAANVAKDLGIKAHQGCYVALQGPTFETPAEYGMIRAIGGDAVGMSTVPEVIIAKHQGMDCFGISIITDVGGPEIAFTVSHEEVLQAADKAMPNVIKIVKGLVKNYNA; this is encoded by the coding sequence ATGTTAGAAAAAATTAAAGAGACTGCAAGTTTTATCAAAAACATTATTCTGGACACTCCTGATTTTGCAATCGTTTTAGGTTCAGGTTTAGGAAAACTAAAAGATGAAGTAGAACCGATTCACATTTTAGAATATCCCGAAATTCCCAATTTCCCTCAAACAACCGTTGCGGGACATGGCGGACAATTAATCTACGGAATACTTGAAGGTAAAAAAGTATTGATGATGAGTGGCCGATTTCATTATTATGAAGGTCACGATATCCAAACCGTTGTTTTCCCTTTCAGAGTTTTTCATTTATTAGGAATTAAAAATTTAATTTTATCAAATGCTGCCGGTGGTGTACATCCGGACTTTAATGTTGCTGATGTAATGATTATAAATGATCACATCAACATGATGCCGGAACATCCATTGCGTGGTAAAAATATAGATGAAATGGGCCCACGATTTGTGGATATGAGCGAGCCTTACAATAAAAAAATGATTGAAGTCGCTGCAAACGTTGCCAAAGATTTAGGCATCAAAGCGCATCAAGGTTGTTATGTCGCTTTACAAGGTCCAACTTTCGAAACTCCGGCTGAATATGGAATGATTCGCGCCATCGGTGGAGACGCTGTTGGAATGAGCACCGTTCCTGAAGTGATTATCGCTAAACATCAGGGAATGGATTGTTTCGGAATTTCCATTATTACCGATGTTGGCGGACCGGAAATCGCTTTCACCGTTTCTCACGAAGAAGTTTTGCAAGCTGCTGATAAAGCAATGCCGAACGTTATTAAAATTGTGAAAGGCTTAGTGAAAAATTACAACGCCTAA
- the lpxK gene encoding tetraacyldisaccharide 4'-kinase: protein MKRWYLYPFSLGYHLATAIRNVMYDWGIYKSTTFKTPIINVGNLSVGGSGKSPMVMYIADLLSKHYRTGVLSRGYGRVTKGYGITNYDSNYKTVGDEAMQLFERYKNRFVIGVSEERVPGAKKMIGDMDLNVLLLDDAYQHRAIKPGFNILMTDYNDPYFKDFLLPAGDLRESRSGARRAQIIMVSKCPEDLTDEKKQYYISRIKPQHYQKVFFSSIGYDENVYSRNKMLPDNNLDYYDILLITGIANPKPLLKHLARFSQKVKHLKFRDHHNFTDQDIKNIIAEYKKLGEYKLILTTEKDYVRLKTFDYLRDLVYYWPINVNIDRKEDFNQIILDYVRKN from the coding sequence ATGAAAAGATGGTACCTCTACCCTTTTTCCCTAGGTTATCATTTGGCAACTGCCATTAGAAATGTAATGTATGACTGGGGAATCTATAAATCGACCACATTTAAAACTCCGATAATTAATGTCGGAAATCTCTCCGTGGGTGGCAGCGGAAAATCGCCTATGGTGATGTATATCGCAGATTTACTATCCAAGCATTACCGAACAGGAGTATTATCCCGTGGTTATGGACGAGTAACTAAAGGTTACGGAATCACGAATTACGACAGCAATTACAAAACCGTTGGTGATGAAGCGATGCAACTTTTTGAACGCTACAAAAACCGTTTTGTTATTGGCGTTTCTGAAGAAAGGGTTCCTGGTGCAAAAAAGATGATTGGCGATATGGATTTGAACGTCTTATTATTAGACGACGCTTATCAACACCGAGCCATAAAACCTGGGTTTAATATTCTGATGACGGATTATAATGATCCATATTTCAAAGATTTTCTTTTACCTGCTGGAGATTTACGTGAAAGCAGAAGTGGAGCAAGACGCGCTCAGATTATTATGGTTTCTAAATGCCCGGAAGATTTAACCGACGAGAAAAAGCAATATTACATTTCGAGAATCAAACCTCAACATTACCAAAAAGTTTTCTTTTCGAGTATTGGTTATGATGAAAATGTTTATTCAAGAAACAAAATGCTTCCTGATAATAATCTGGACTACTACGATATTTTGTTAATTACCGGAATTGCAAACCCGAAACCTTTGTTGAAACATCTGGCTCGTTTTTCTCAAAAAGTAAAACATTTAAAGTTCCGCGATCATCACAATTTTACGGATCAGGATATTAAAAATATCATTGCAGAATATAAGAAACTCGGCGAATATAAACTCATTCTTACTACTGAAAAAGACTATGTAAGACTGAAAACTTTTGATTACCTTAGAGATCTTGTATACTATTGGCCTATCAATGTGAACATCGACAGAAAGGAAGATTTTAATCAAATCATATTAGATTATGTTAGAAAAAATTAA
- a CDS encoding D-alanine--D-alanine ligase, translating into MSKKNVAVVMGGYSDEYKVSLKSGQLIFDSLDRDLYNVYKVVILKEEWYFLDDRGEKSSINKADFSVSLSSGFKVKFDACFNIIHGRPGENGELQAYWNTIGQKYTGCDFYQSALTFNKKDTLAVLSKYGIPSAKSIYLRHGEEINEDQIIKELGLPLFVKPNQSGSSLGISKVKQQSELKKALEFAFAEDEEILIESFLDGMEVSVGVVDFNNETIVLGITEIVPFKEFFDYEAKYEGASEEITPARIDDETRKRVEEISKRAYEALGMSGFSRSEFIIMNGIPYMLEMNTNPGFSPASILPQQAKIYGISIKDLCGNEVEKALAKK; encoded by the coding sequence ATGAGCAAAAAAAATGTCGCCGTGGTGATGGGCGGATATTCTGACGAATATAAAGTTTCCCTAAAAAGTGGTCAATTAATTTTCGATTCGCTGGATCGTGATCTTTATAATGTGTATAAAGTGGTCATTCTTAAAGAGGAATGGTATTTCCTCGATGATCGTGGTGAAAAATCATCCATTAATAAAGCTGATTTTTCTGTAAGTTTAAGCAGTGGATTTAAAGTAAAGTTTGATGCCTGCTTTAATATTATTCACGGACGACCTGGCGAAAATGGCGAACTTCAAGCGTATTGGAATACCATCGGACAAAAATATACCGGTTGCGATTTCTATCAAAGTGCCTTAACTTTTAATAAAAAAGATACTTTAGCCGTACTTTCAAAATACGGAATTCCATCAGCGAAAAGTATTTATTTAAGACATGGTGAAGAAATTAATGAAGATCAAATTATCAAAGAATTAGGCTTGCCTCTTTTTGTAAAACCGAATCAGTCTGGCTCCTCTTTAGGGATTTCAAAAGTAAAACAACAATCAGAATTAAAGAAAGCTTTGGAATTTGCTTTTGCAGAAGATGAAGAAATTTTAATTGAAAGTTTCCTTGATGGAATGGAAGTTTCTGTCGGCGTTGTTGATTTTAACAATGAAACAATTGTTTTGGGAATTACTGAAATTGTACCTTTCAAAGAATTTTTCGATTATGAAGCCAAATACGAAGGAGCTTCGGAAGAAATTACACCAGCCAGAATAGATGACGAAACTCGTAAAAGAGTTGAAGAGATTTCGAAACGGGCTTACGAAGCCTTAGGAATGAGCGGCTTCTCAAGAAGTGAATTCATCATTATGAACGGAATTCCTTACATGCTTGAAATGAATACCAATCCTGGATTTTCACCAGCTTCAATTCTTCCGCAACAGGCAAAAATTTATGGAATTTCCATTAAAGATTTGTGCGGAAATGAAGTCGAAAAAGCCTTAGCGAAAAAATAA
- the coaD gene encoding pantetheine-phosphate adenylyltransferase, with translation MRVAVFPGSFDPITLGHYDIVERAYPLFDKIIIAIGQNSQKKYMFSLEQRMEFIRKSFEKFPNIEVDHFEGLTVDYCHSKNVNFILRGLRNPADFEFEKAIAQTNRELTKDNQIETIFLLTSSGKSFISSSIVREIITFNGNYEILVPEAVRVQLKK, from the coding sequence ATGAGAGTTGCAGTTTTCCCGGGTTCATTCGATCCTATCACGCTTGGTCATTATGATATTGTCGAAAGGGCTTATCCTTTATTCGATAAAATTATTATTGCGATCGGACAGAACTCACAGAAGAAATATATGTTTTCTTTAGAGCAAAGAATGGAATTTATCCGCAAGTCATTTGAAAAATTCCCTAATATCGAAGTGGATCATTTTGAAGGATTAACCGTAGATTACTGTCACAGCAAAAATGTAAATTTCATCTTGCGTGGTCTCCGAAATCCTGCCGATTTTGAATTTGAAAAAGCGATTGCACAAACTAATAGAGAATTGACAAAAGACAATCAGATTGAAACGATATTTTTACTAACATCTTCCGGGAAGTCATTTATCAGCAGCAGTATTGTTCGCGAGATTATTACCTTCAATGGTAATTATGAAATCCTAGTTCCAGAAGCAGTTCGCGTTCAACTTAAAAAATAA
- a CDS encoding trimeric intracellular cation channel family protein — protein MSGSFAAMQKRLDPFGVLIIAFVTSVGGGTIRDLLLNVPVFWMHDMVICSVIFITCIVSMIFKSLEKKFKVTLFLFDSFGLGLFTIVGIQKGMSADLHPIICITLGTITGCFGGISRDILLNRIPLIFRKEIYATACIVGGGIFIALVNYTTLSYALVQIFTILLIVVIRTLAVKYQWQIPKFYGIDNNTEM, from the coding sequence ATGTCGGGCAGTTTTGCTGCGATGCAAAAACGATTGGATCCTTTTGGTGTACTCATTATCGCCTTTGTAACTTCCGTTGGAGGCGGGACAATTCGTGATTTATTATTAAATGTTCCGGTTTTCTGGATGCACGACATGGTCATTTGTAGCGTAATTTTCATCACCTGTATCGTGTCGATGATCTTCAAATCGCTAGAGAAAAAATTTAAAGTCACCCTATTCCTGTTTGACAGTTTTGGGTTGGGATTATTTACCATTGTCGGAATTCAAAAAGGAATGAGTGCCGATTTGCATCCTATAATTTGTATCACTTTAGGAACGATCACCGGTTGTTTTGGAGGAATCAGCCGTGATATTTTATTGAACAGAATTCCCTTAATTTTCCGAAAAGAAATTTATGCAACCGCCTGTATTGTTGGCGGCGGAATCTTTATCGCTTTAGTAAATTATACGACGCTTTCTTATGCACTGGTGCAGATTTTCACAATCCTTCTAATCGTTGTTATTAGAACGCTCGCCGTCAAATACCAATGGCAGATTCCGAAGTTTTACGGTATCGATAACAATACGGAAATGTAA
- a CDS encoding DUF2892 domain-containing protein translates to MNKYIKFVITAIMIAFGVYLMMNRNIGWGIVVVILSAIPVLLFFKNEYILLAFWFLRKQNMVKAASWLTKITNYKSQLHKTQYGYFHYLQGLTLAQDNPSKVEPFMRKALEYGLNMKHDRAMATLNIAAGAMQKGRRQEAKNLLEEAKKLDAAGMMTDQIKMLKDQLKMPSMQKHMHNPNMRNRGKFS, encoded by the coding sequence ATGAATAAATACATAAAATTCGTCATCACTGCAATAATGATTGCTTTCGGAGTTTACCTGATGATGAACAGAAATATTGGCTGGGGAATCGTGGTGGTTATTTTATCCGCTATTCCTGTTTTACTTTTTTTCAAAAACGAATATATCTTACTGGCATTTTGGTTTTTGAGAAAACAAAATATGGTAAAAGCTGCGAGTTGGCTGACTAAAATCACCAATTACAAATCACAATTGCACAAGACTCAATATGGTTATTTCCATTATTTACAAGGACTTACTTTAGCTCAGGACAATCCTTCGAAAGTAGAGCCATTCATGAGAAAAGCCTTGGAATATGGTTTAAATATGAAACATGACCGCGCAATGGCCACTTTGAATATTGCAGCTGGAGCAATGCAAAAAGGAAGACGCCAAGAAGCGAAAAACTTACTGGAAGAAGCTAAGAAATTAGATGCCGCCGGAATGATGACTGACCAGATTAAAATGCTGAAAGATCAGTTGAAAATGCCATCAATGCAGAAACACATGCATAATCCAAATATGCGAAACAGAGGGAAATTCTCTTAA
- a CDS encoding dihydrofolate reductase: MITIVVAMGLDNEIGADNQLLWHLPKDLKHFKELTSEHPIIMGRKTYESIGKPLPNRTNIVVSRKQDWFAEGILIVGSVKEAVKFAKKIDEQVFIIGGGNIYEQTLDLTDKLEVTLVQAKLEADTFFPKISPKIWNKIEEVCHEKDENNEFDFCFQTYERKVKLV; the protein is encoded by the coding sequence ATGATAACAATTGTTGTGGCAATGGGGTTAGACAATGAAATTGGTGCAGACAATCAGTTACTTTGGCATCTTCCAAAAGATTTGAAACATTTTAAAGAACTCACTTCTGAACATCCAATTATCATGGGTCGCAAAACTTATGAAAGCATTGGCAAACCACTTCCCAACCGTACGAATATTGTAGTCAGTAGAAAACAAGACTGGTTCGCAGAAGGAATTTTAATTGTTGGAAGTGTAAAAGAAGCCGTAAAATTTGCCAAGAAAATTGACGAACAAGTTTTCATTATCGGTGGCGGAAATATCTACGAACAAACACTGGATTTGACTGATAAATTAGAAGTAACTTTAGTACAGGCAAAATTAGAAGCGGATACTTTCTTCCCCAAAATCAGTCCAAAAATCTGGAACAAAATAGAAGAGGTTTGTCACGAAAAAGATGAGAATAATGAGTTCGATTTCTGTTTCCAAACCTACGAGAGAAAAGTCAAATTAGTCTAG
- a CDS encoding LemA family protein, which yields MRNKGCMSAGTIGIALLVIAVLVFFWGKNGYNNFVAKEQTVNTKWSNVETVYQKRANLIPNLERTVKAYSQFEQETLTKVIEARSKATSITVDPTNMTEQDLAKFQAAQGELSGALSRLMAVVESYPNLKADQQYINFQREYTAIENSIRSETVYYNEAAQDYNTSIKTFPNNILANFTNFKEKPYFKAEAGAQKAPEVFTN from the coding sequence ATGAGAAATAAAGGATGTATGAGCGCCGGAACTATAGGTATTGCTCTTCTTGTCATTGCCGTACTTGTTTTTTTCTGGGGAAAAAATGGCTACAATAATTTTGTTGCTAAAGAACAGACGGTTAATACAAAATGGTCGAATGTTGAAACCGTTTATCAAAAACGTGCGAACTTGATTCCTAATTTGGAACGTACCGTAAAAGCGTATTCGCAATTCGAACAGGAAACTTTAACCAAAGTAATCGAAGCGCGTTCAAAAGCAACTTCAATCACTGTAGATCCAACCAATATGACCGAGCAGGATTTAGCAAAATTTCAGGCAGCGCAGGGAGAATTAAGTGGAGCGTTAAGCAGATTGATGGCGGTAGTAGAAAGTTATCCTAATTTGAAAGCAGACCAACAATACATCAATTTCCAGAGAGAATATACGGCGATTGAAAACAGTATCCGAAGCGAAACCGTTTATTATAACGAAGCTGCTCAGGATTATAATACGTCAATCAAAACGTTCCCAAATAATATTTTGGCCAACTTTACTAATTTCAAAGAAAAACCATACTTCAAAGCGGAAGCAGGTGCTCAAAAAGCGCCAGAAGTTTTTACCAACTAA
- a CDS encoding TPM domain-containing protein produces MNSFLTDYQMASLVEAIQTAENQSSGEIRIHIDSTTEGNNAEIAFEVFKRLCKDQTAEKNAVLFHVNFEQQYLTIIGDEGIHKKVHQDFWNKMHDEITTAFSKGKYFDGLKKAILETGIELKKHFPIVGENPNELPNEITFS; encoded by the coding sequence ATGAATAGTTTTCTAACAGATTATCAAATGGCTTCTCTTGTAGAAGCCATTCAAACAGCAGAAAATCAGTCCAGCGGGGAAATTAGAATTCATATTGATTCTACGACCGAAGGAAATAATGCAGAGATCGCTTTTGAAGTGTTCAAAAGACTTTGCAAAGATCAGACTGCTGAGAAAAATGCTGTGCTTTTTCATGTGAATTTTGAACAGCAATATCTTACCATTATCGGTGATGAAGGCATTCATAAAAAAGTTCACCAAGATTTCTGGAATAAAATGCATGATGAAATTACCACTGCATTTTCTAAAGGCAAATATTTCGATGGTCTGAAAAAAGCCATTTTAGAAACAGGTATCGAACTGAAAAAACACTTCCCAATTGTGGGCGAAAATCCAAATGAACTTCCCAATGAGATTACGTTCTCGTAA
- a CDS encoding TPM domain-containing protein — translation MRLRSRNYFLAFLLLGLNIIVFAQKVPEKPAILYPVYDQVGLLTQAQKDELNQKLIKFSDSTSTEIEVIIIPTTGGEDVNYLATMYGEQWKIGQKGIDNGIVFLIATEDHTMSIQQGRAVEQYLTASVAGQIMDYIVTPKFKQGLWYDGINGGVVALMDAVQGKFKPIAKDTSSEKGLSPGQMVMIAFFVFLIISFLFKNGGGGRGGGNNDDDDVILSRRGRSIYPGGFFPFPGSFGGGGFGGGSGGGGFGGFGGGGSFGGGGASGGW, via the coding sequence ATGAGATTACGTTCTCGTAACTACTTTTTAGCTTTTCTTTTATTAGGCTTAAATATTATTGTTTTTGCCCAAAAAGTTCCAGAAAAGCCGGCAATACTTTATCCAGTTTATGATCAGGTCGGACTTTTGACTCAAGCTCAGAAAGACGAACTCAATCAAAAATTAATCAAGTTTTCAGATTCAACTTCTACGGAAATTGAAGTGATTATTATTCCAACAACGGGCGGGGAAGATGTGAATTATCTTGCCACAATGTATGGTGAGCAATGGAAAATTGGTCAGAAAGGAATCGATAACGGAATTGTATTCCTGATTGCGACTGAAGATCATACCATGTCAATCCAACAAGGACGTGCGGTGGAGCAATATTTAACTGCTTCGGTTGCCGGACAGATCATGGATTATATCGTGACGCCAAAATTCAAACAAGGATTATGGTACGACGGAATTAACGGTGGTGTAGTTGCTTTGATGGATGCGGTTCAGGGAAAATTTAAACCGATTGCTAAAGATACTTCCAGTGAAAAAGGATTGAGTCCGGGACAAATGGTTATGATTGCATTTTTTGTATTCTTAATCATTAGTTTCTTATTTAAAAATGGCGGCGGCGGTCGTGGCGGCGGCAATAATGATGACGATGACGTGATTCTTTCCCGAAGAGGACGAAGTATTTATCCCGGCGGATTTTTCCCATTCCCAGGCAGTTTCGGCGGCGGCGGATTTGGTGGCGGTTCAGGCGGCGGTGGATTCGGTGGCTTCGGCGGTGGCGGAAGTTTCGGCGGTGGTGGCGCTTCTGGAGGCTGGTAA
- a CDS encoding head GIN domain-containing protein, translating to MKTLYISAFAAALFLTSCNATTDNGFSFNIMPKEGNGALTDREYKMNFDEIRVAQSINAEVVKANEEKVVITAPSDIIDDVLVENSGGKLYIHFKSGLNISSRNVSAKIFAKDFSAIKASSSATITIKDKFTQDKTDIEVSSSGTIKGNLEANDLSIDVSSSGTYLGTVWAINLESKVSSSGDIIISGKTKNANLRASSSGTLNAQKVIAENATVEASSSGDVSLSVSNQLNASASSSAGIAITKTGNLNIVSKKESSGGSISIQ from the coding sequence ATGAAAACACTTTACATTTCAGCTTTTGCAGCTGCACTATTTTTAACCTCCTGTAATGCTACAACGGATAATGGTTTCTCTTTTAACATTATGCCAAAAGAAGGAAACGGCGCTTTAACAGACCGGGAATACAAAATGAATTTCGATGAAATTAGAGTTGCACAATCGATTAATGCAGAAGTGGTAAAAGCCAATGAAGAAAAAGTGGTGATTACTGCACCATCAGATATTATCGATGATGTTTTGGTAGAAAATTCGGGAGGTAAACTGTACATCCATTTTAAATCAGGATTGAATATTTCATCAAGAAATGTTTCTGCAAAAATTTTCGCTAAAGATTTCTCAGCAATTAAAGCCAGTTCATCCGCAACAATTACCATTAAAGATAAATTCACGCAGGACAAAACCGACATTGAAGTGTCAAGTTCAGGAACCATTAAAGGCAATCTGGAAGCTAATGATTTATCAATCGATGTATCAAGTTCGGGCACTTATTTAGGAACAGTTTGGGCCATTAATTTAGAATCAAAAGTGAGTTCTTCCGGAGATATTATCATTTCAGGAAAAACGAAAAATGCGAATCTCCGTGCTTCTTCTTCCGGAACTTTGAATGCCCAAAAAGTGATTGCAGAAAACGCAACTGTGGAAGCTTCCAGTTCTGGAGATGTAAGCTTATCGGTTTCCAATCAATTAAACGCATCTGCAAGTTCATCAGCAGGAATTGCAATTACCAAAACTGGAAATCTGAATATCGTTAGTAAGAAAGAAAGTAGTGGTGGAAGTATTTCTATTCAATAA
- a CDS encoding M3 family metallopeptidase: MKNITSVFLISSLAMTTACTTMKTTESSPTEIPTPDANMANNPFMKKSSLQYQAPEFDKIKDEHFKPAFDYGMKVQMAEVDQIANNSAAPTFENTIVALENSGEVLKRAQFVFYNLTGSNTNPTLQKLEEEYAPIFSALSDKILLNEKLYARIKAIKTEGLGSEEKRMLELYTTNFEIAGANLSPENKAKVKKINEELATLSTQYTSKLLNARKDGALLITDVKELDGLSADEIAAAAADAKEAGKVGYLLALQNTTQQPMLQNLKNRATREKLFKASWYRAEKGDADDTRSILEREAKLRMEKGHLMGKKSFAEWKLQDQMAKTPENAMNLLARLATPAVETAKRESNEIQKLIDQQKGGFTVEPWDWNFYAEQVRKAKYDLDENQIKPYFEVRTVLEKGVFYAAEKFYGITFKERNDIPVYHPDVKAYEVFDRDGKSLAIYYLDFYTRNNKNGGAWMSNFVEQSHLLGQKPVIVNVFNFQKPAEGKPSLISYDDVTTMFHEFGHTLHGLFADQKYISISGTNVPRDFVEFPSQINEFFALEPSVLKNYAIHYQTKKPMPQALVDKIKKAGTFNQGYSTTELVSAATIDMGWHSVTDASQFKPTLEFEKEVLAKYGFNLKEVPPRYHSPYFAHIWGGGYSAGYYAYMWSDMLNSDAWDWITTHGGMTRENGDRFRKYILSVGNSMDLNEAFKNFTGRNPDLKPLLKDKGFIK, from the coding sequence ATGAAAAATATTACATCTGTTTTTTTAATTTCATCTCTGGCAATGACAACTGCCTGTACTACTATGAAAACAACTGAAAGTTCTCCCACTGAAATTCCCACTCCGGACGCTAATATGGCGAATAATCCGTTTATGAAAAAAAGTTCGCTGCAATACCAAGCACCGGAATTTGATAAAATTAAGGATGAACATTTCAAACCTGCTTTTGATTATGGTATGAAAGTTCAAATGGCAGAAGTTGACCAAATTGCCAATAATTCTGCAGCTCCAACTTTTGAAAATACCATCGTCGCTTTAGAAAATAGTGGTGAAGTTTTGAAAAGAGCGCAATTTGTATTTTATAATCTGACAGGATCGAATACGAACCCGACGTTGCAGAAATTGGAAGAAGAGTACGCACCGATTTTTTCTGCCCTCAGCGATAAAATTCTTTTGAATGAGAAATTGTATGCCAGAATTAAAGCCATAAAAACTGAAGGATTAGGTTCTGAAGAAAAAAGAATGCTGGAATTATATACCACCAATTTCGAAATTGCCGGAGCGAATCTTTCTCCTGAAAATAAAGCGAAGGTTAAAAAAATCAATGAAGAGTTAGCGACGCTTTCTACGCAGTATACAAGTAAATTATTGAATGCGAGAAAAGATGGAGCACTTTTAATTACTGATGTAAAAGAATTGGACGGACTTTCTGCGGATGAAATTGCTGCTGCAGCTGCGGATGCAAAAGAAGCCGGAAAAGTAGGTTATCTTCTTGCTTTGCAAAATACGACGCAACAGCCGATGCTTCAGAATTTGAAAAATAGAGCAACCAGAGAAAAGCTATTCAAAGCATCTTGGTACAGAGCTGAAAAAGGCGATGCCGATGATACGAGAAGTATTCTTGAAAGAGAAGCGAAACTGAGAATGGAAAAAGGACATTTGATGGGCAAAAAATCTTTTGCTGAATGGAAGCTCCAGGATCAAATGGCGAAAACTCCGGAAAATGCAATGAACCTTTTAGCAAGATTAGCAACTCCTGCTGTAGAAACGGCAAAAAGAGAAAGTAACGAAATTCAAAAATTAATCGATCAGCAAAAAGGAGGATTTACGGTTGAGCCGTGGGATTGGAATTTCTATGCTGAACAGGTTAGAAAAGCAAAATACGATTTAGATGAAAATCAAATCAAGCCTTATTTCGAAGTAAGAACTGTTTTGGAGAAAGGAGTGTTCTATGCTGCGGAAAAGTTTTACGGTATTACGTTTAAAGAAAGAAATGATATTCCGGTCTATCATCCTGATGTGAAAGCGTATGAGGTTTTCGATAGAGATGGTAAATCATTAGCCATTTATTATTTGGATTTCTACACCAGAAATAATAAAAACGGTGGAGCGTGGATGAGTAATTTTGTAGAGCAATCTCATTTATTAGGTCAGAAACCTGTAATTGTAAATGTTTTCAATTTCCAGAAACCGGCGGAAGGAAAACCTTCTTTGATTTCTTATGATGACGTTACCACAATGTTCCACGAGTTCGGACATACTTTACACGGATTGTTTGCAGATCAGAAATATATTTCGATTTCAGGAACAAATGTGCCGCGTGATTTTGTAGAATTCCCTTCTCAAATTAATGAGTTCTTCGCGTTGGAACCTTCTGTATTGAAAAATTATGCAATACATTATCAAACCAAAAAACCGATGCCTCAAGCATTAGTTGATAAAATTAAAAAAGCCGGAACTTTTAATCAGGGATATTCTACGACGGAATTAGTTTCTGCTGCAACCATCGATATGGGATGGCATTCTGTAACTGATGCTTCACAGTTTAAACCAACTTTAGAATTTGAAAAAGAGGTGTTGGCGAAATATGGTTTTAACTTAAAAGAAGTTCCGCCAAGATATCATTCTCCATACTTTGCTCACATTTGGGGCGGTGGATATTCAGCAGGATATTACGCATATATGTGGAGTGATATGTTGAATTCTGATGCTTGGGACTGGATCACAACGCATGGTGGAATGACCCGTGAAAATGGAGACCGTTTCCGTAAATACATTTTGTCGGTAGGGAATTCAATGGATTTAAATGAAGCATTTAAAAACTTTACCGGAAGAAATCCCGATTTAAAACCTTTGTTGAAAGATAAAGGATTTATTAAATAG